Proteins encoded together in one Benincasa hispida cultivar B227 chromosome 1, ASM972705v1, whole genome shotgun sequence window:
- the LOC120070619 gene encoding 40S ribosomal protein S20-2-like codes for MAYAAMKPTKPGLEDTQEQIHKIRITLSSKNVKNLEKVCADLVRGAKDKRLRVKGPVRMPTKVLHITTRKSPCGEGTNTWDRFELRVHKRVIDLFSSADVVKQITSITIEPGVEVEVTIADQ; via the exons ATGGCGTACGCAGCAATGAAACCAACTAAGCCAGGCTTAGAAGATACGCAAGAGCAAATCCATAAGATCAGGATTACGCTCTCCTCCAAAAATGTTAAGAACCTTGAGAAAG TGTGCGCCGACTTGGTTCGTGGTGCGAAGGACAAGAGGTTGAGGGTGAAGGGACCAGTAAGAATGCCAACCAAAGTTCTTCATATTACAACCCGAAAATCTCCATGTGGTGAAG GTACCAACACATGGGACAGATTTGAACTTCGTGTCCACAAGCGTGTTATCGATCTTTTCAGCTCTGCTGATGTAGTGAAGCAGATTACCTCCATCACCATTGAACCTGGTGTGGAGGTTGAGGTCACCATTGCCGATCAATGA